One window from the genome of Nicotiana tomentosiformis chromosome 5, ASM39032v3, whole genome shotgun sequence encodes:
- the LOC138892797 gene encoding uncharacterized protein has protein sequence MFLREIIPQSLWDAWCMEFEQLRQACNGRGYVNRPVHSALPASSGSPATYKSRVAYYAPLLSSAPPARGAFSGQSNQTGPTQFQQPRHPRAYFKCGDTLHMVRDCPKLKRNTSPPTTQAPRIPQGPLTCQAVVTTPVVDPPTQPAWGGGQVGRGLLRGGGQARCYAFSARTEVVASDTVIIGIVPLNKVTVKNRYPLPHVDDLFDQLQDARVFSKIDLRSGWSEECEKTFQKLKIALTTTPVLVLPMGSGSYTVYCDASHVVLGAVLMQDGRVISYASRQLKVHEKNYHVRGLELAAIVHALKIWRHYLYGVPSDVYTDHRSIQHLFKQKDLNL, from the exons atgttcttgagagagattATTCCCCAGAGCCTTTGGGATGCATGGtgcatggagtttgagcagctgcgccaag CCTGtaatggtagaggctatgtgaatcgtccagttcattcagcacttccagcttctagtggttcTCCGGCTACTTACAAGTCTCGGGTtgcctattatgcaccgctactgtctagtgcacctcctgcacggggtgctttcagcggtcagtccaaccAAACAGGCCCGACCCAGTTTCAGCAGCCACGTCATCCGAGAGCTTATTTCAAGTGTGGTGATACTCTTCATATGGTGCGAGACTGTCCCAAACTTAAGAGGAATACATCTCCACcaactactcaggctccacgcaTTCCACAAGGTCCCCTGACTTGTCAGGCCGTGGTTACTACTCCAGTTGTTGAtccacctacacagccagcttggggtggaggtcaggtgggtaggggtctccttagagggggaggccaggctagatgtTATGCTTTTTCGGCTAGGACAGAGGTTGTTGCATCAGACAcagttatcataggtattgttccg ttaaacaaggttacagtgaaaaaCAGATATCCATTGCCACatgttgatgacttatttgatcagctacaggatgccagagtgttctcaaagattgatttgcggtcagg atggtccgaggagtgtgagaagacctttcaaaagctcaagattgctttgactacaaccccagtttTGGTGCTGCCAATGGGTTCGGGATCTtacactgtgtactgtgatgcgtcaCATGTTgtccttggcgcggtgttgatgcaagatggtagagtAATTTCCTAtgcatctagacagttgaaggtccatgagaagaattatcatgtccgcggcttggaattggcagctattgttcatgccttgaagatttggcggcactatttgtacggtgtccctagTGATGTCTATACTGACCACCGGAGTAttcagcatctgttcaaacagaaggatcttaacttgtga